A region of Selenomonadales bacterium 4137-cl DNA encodes the following proteins:
- a CDS encoding sodium ion-translocating decarboxylase subunit beta codes for MELFNAFAVALHAVWADSGFTGFTGGNAIMMIVGLVLLYLAFAKGFEPLLLSPIAFGCILANLPKTGFLEEHGVMQLISYGIQYEIFPPLIFLGVGAMTDFGPMLANPSTLLLGAAAQFGVFVALGGAMALGFNVQEAAAIGIIGGADGPTAIYLSVKLAPHLLGAIAVAAYSYMSLVPLIQPPIMKLLTTKKERAVVMDQLRPVSKFEKLAFPVVATAVISLLLPPIAALMGMLMLGNLFRESGVTDRLSDTAQNALINIVTIFLATGTGLTMSAENFRNYKTILIICLGLLAFAGGTAAGVLLGKVFYIVSGGKVNPLIGSAGVSAVPMAARVTQVVGQKANPANFLLMHAMGPNVAGVIGTAVAAGTMLAMLK; via the coding sequence ATGGAACTTTTTAACGCGTTCGCGGTCGCGCTGCATGCCGTCTGGGCGGACAGCGGCTTCACGGGCTTCACCGGCGGCAACGCCATCATGATGATCGTGGGTCTCGTCCTGCTCTACCTGGCGTTCGCCAAGGGGTTCGAGCCGCTGCTGCTGTCGCCGATCGCCTTCGGCTGCATCCTCGCCAACCTGCCGAAAACGGGGTTCCTTGAGGAGCATGGCGTCATGCAGCTCATCAGCTACGGCATCCAGTACGAAATCTTTCCGCCCCTGATCTTCCTGGGGGTCGGGGCGATGACCGACTTCGGCCCGATGCTGGCCAACCCGTCGACGCTGCTGCTTGGCGCCGCCGCCCAGTTCGGCGTGTTCGTGGCGCTCGGCGGCGCTATGGCGCTGGGCTTCAACGTTCAGGAAGCGGCCGCCATCGGCATCATCGGCGGCGCGGACGGCCCGACCGCCATTTACCTGTCCGTCAAGCTGGCCCCGCATCTGCTGGGAGCCATCGCGGTCGCAGCGTACTCCTACATGTCGCTCGTGCCGCTCATCCAGCCGCCGATCATGAAGCTGCTGACGACTAAGAAAGAGCGCGCGGTCGTCATGGATCAGCTGCGCCCGGTCTCGAAGTTCGAAAAGCTGGCCTTCCCGGTCGTCGCTACTGCTGTCATCAGCCTGTTGCTGCCGCCGATCGCCGCGTTGATGGGCATGCTGATGCTCGGCAACCTCTTCCGCGAGTCGGGAGTCACCGACCGGCTGTCGGACACGGCGCAGAACGCTCTCATCAACATCGTCACCATCTTCCTGGCCACCGGCACCGGTCTGACCATGTCGGCGGAGAACTTCCGAAACTACAAGACCATCCTGATCATTTGCCTCGGCCTGTTGGCCTTCGCCGGCGGCACGGCGGCCGGCGTTCTGCTGGGCAAAGTGTTCTACATCGTTTCCGGCGGCAAAGTCAACCCGCTGATCGGCTCCGCCGGCGTGTCGGCCGTACCGATGGCGGCCCGCGTTACCCAGGTGGTCGGCCAGAAGGCCAACCCTGCCAATTTCCTGCTGATGCACGCCATGGGGCCAAACGTGGCCGGCGTTATCGGCACCGCGGTCGCCGCCGGCACCATGCTGGCGATGCTGAAGTAA
- a CDS encoding RnfABCDGE type electron transport complex subunit G yields the protein MAHGHDDKNNSIVSIALNLAITCFISGVIIAGTFIITEPAAEAQRDKAKNDAMKELVRDAESFKPVDGKTGWYAGMKGGKVVAYVVPAQGKGYGGVIQMLAAVEPDGKTLGFKVLKHAETPGLGDKMTEPKFRNQFTGKTAKDMEVVKVPTDKNIQALTGATITSRAVTGGIRAAAEAVAAYAAGQKK from the coding sequence ATGGCGCACGGACATGACGACAAAAACAACAGCATTGTCAGTATCGCCTTGAACCTGGCCATCACCTGCTTCATCTCGGGCGTTATCATCGCCGGGACCTTCATCATAACGGAACCGGCCGCCGAAGCCCAGCGCGACAAGGCGAAAAACGACGCCATGAAGGAGCTGGTGAGGGACGCCGAAAGCTTCAAGCCTGTGGACGGCAAGACAGGCTGGTACGCCGGCATGAAGGGCGGCAAGGTGGTCGCTTATGTGGTGCCCGCTCAGGGCAAAGGATACGGCGGCGTCATCCAGATGCTGGCCGCGGTGGAGCCCGACGGCAAGACCCTCGGCTTTAAGGTGCTCAAACACGCCGAGACCCCCGGCCTCGGCGACAAGATGACCGAGCCGAAGTTCCGAAACCAGTTCACCGGCAAAACCGCCAAGGACATGGAAGTGGTCAAGGTTCCCACCGACAAGAACATTCAGGCCCTGACCGGCGCGACCATTACTTCCCGGGCCGTCACCGGCGGCATCCGGGCAGCGGCTGAAGCGGTCGCCGCTTACGCGGCCGGCCAGAAGAAGTGA
- a CDS encoding biotin/lipoyl-containing protein, which produces MEKFLITVNGQTYEVDVEKVGGAAAAAAPAAAPKAAPAAAPAAAPAAAPAPKAAAPVAAGAKTVNAPMPGKIMSVNVKAGDSVKSGDVLLILEAMKMQNEIMAPADAKVTDVRVAPGQTVATGDVLIVLG; this is translated from the coding sequence ATGGAAAAATTCCTTATAACCGTAAACGGCCAAACGTACGAAGTAGATGTTGAGAAAGTCGGCGGCGCCGCCGCTGCCGCCGCCCCCGCCGCGGCCCCCAAGGCCGCTCCCGCCGCTGCTCCCGCCGCCGCTCCTGCCGCGGCCCCGGCTCCGAAGGCGGCCGCTCCCGTTGCCGCCGGCGCGAAGACCGTCAACGCCCCCATGCCTGGCAAAATCATGTCCGTCAATGTCAAAGCCGGCGATTCCGTCAAAAGCGGCGACGTTCTCCTCATTCTCGAAGCCATGAAAATGCAGAACGAAATCATGGCTCCCGCCGACGCGAAGGTCACCGATGTACGCGTGGCCCCCGGCCAAACGGTAGCCACCGGTGATGTGCTGATCGTTCTCGGCTGA
- a CDS encoding YybS family protein, with the protein MSATVSVKPLVESGLLTAITVVLGSISFYMPVAGLVLVFILPLPIALLGVRHGIRWSILSTLATALFSAVLLNPLHAIIMIVSFGISGITMGHCLRSGYSPLKTLLLGAVAAMLSIAAGFLIGLHLMGVNIIDMQASAVRKGMEWALAHSRPGGPVSAQYADKIDAITRLYLIVYPAGFAVSALIFSYINLAVARVVLARLEHPIASFPPLRRWTMPGWLVIAYGAALLASYYGQAKNIALVYNLGLNLQLATNSLLLIQGLAGFAHLARKYSLPRWASIVLVTLLFSHELLTQLLLLAGLFDLAFDLRKLRPPRTGSAG; encoded by the coding sequence ATGAGCGCCACCGTCAGCGTCAAACCTCTCGTCGAAAGCGGGCTCCTTACCGCGATCACCGTCGTATTAGGGTCAATCAGCTTCTATATGCCCGTCGCCGGACTTGTACTGGTGTTTATCCTGCCTCTGCCGATAGCCCTTTTGGGCGTGCGCCACGGGATAAGGTGGAGCATTTTGTCGACACTGGCCACCGCCCTCTTCTCCGCCGTTTTGCTGAATCCCCTTCATGCGATAATCATGATCGTCAGCTTCGGTATAAGCGGCATAACAATGGGACACTGCCTGCGCTCCGGCTATTCCCCGCTGAAAACACTCCTCCTCGGCGCGGTCGCCGCGATGCTTTCGATCGCCGCCGGCTTTCTCATCGGCCTCCATTTAATGGGCGTTAATATTATCGACATGCAGGCGTCCGCGGTCAGGAAAGGCATGGAGTGGGCTCTCGCCCATTCCCGGCCCGGCGGCCCGGTGTCGGCGCAGTACGCGGACAAAATCGACGCCATCACCAGGCTTTATCTCATCGTCTATCCGGCCGGATTCGCCGTCAGCGCCCTGATCTTCTCCTACATCAATCTCGCCGTGGCCAGAGTGGTACTGGCCCGGCTGGAGCACCCCATCGCCTCGTTTCCGCCGCTGAGGCGGTGGACGATGCCGGGATGGCTGGTGATCGCTTACGGCGCGGCCTTGCTCGCTTCCTACTACGGTCAGGCCAAGAACATCGCCCTGGTTTACAACCTCGGCCTCAACCTGCAACTGGCCACCAATTCCCTGCTCCTTATCCAGGGCCTGGCCGGCTTCGCCCATCTCGCCCGGAAGTACTCACTTCCACGTTGGGCGTCGATAGTCCTTGTCACGTTGCTGTTCAGCCATGAACTGCTCACCCAGCTGCTGCTGCTCGCCGGTCTCTTCGACCTGGCCTTTGATCTGCGGAAACTCAGGCCCCCGCGCACCGGCTCCGCCGGCTGA
- a CDS encoding hotdog domain-containing protein — MSKTVNYSDHRFSKVMVSSRTKPAGRVRAGEIMQMLYNAAHKVAQKHAGADVTAIRVEEILFLQPLHYGSLVTGHAYLTFVGETSMEVKVDLYLDNGIDSTPLLTCYFVMVALDEHQHPKKVPSLEVNTEQEKELFAEGKRRYLQRKSELQPK; from the coding sequence GTGTCTAAAACAGTAAATTACTCAGATCACCGTTTTTCCAAGGTCATGGTCTCGTCGCGGACAAAGCCGGCCGGACGCGTCCGGGCCGGGGAAATAATGCAGATGCTCTACAACGCGGCCCATAAAGTCGCCCAGAAGCATGCCGGCGCGGACGTAACCGCGATCAGGGTCGAAGAAATACTTTTCCTGCAGCCGCTTCATTACGGCTCACTGGTTACCGGCCATGCCTATTTGACCTTCGTCGGCGAAACTTCCATGGAAGTAAAGGTTGACCTGTATCTCGACAACGGGATAGACTCCACGCCGTTACTGACCTGTTACTTCGTCATGGTCGCGCTGGACGAGCATCAGCATCCGAAAAAGGTGCCGTCGCTGGAAGTAAACACCGAACAGGAGAAAGAACTGTTCGCAGAAGGAAAACGGCGCTATCTGCAACGTAAGAGCGAACTGCAGCCCAAGTAA
- the rsxC gene encoding electron transport complex subunit RsxC produces MAKSFRGGVHPDDRKRLTAAKAIEVAPLPEKVVIPTRQHIGAPCTPVVKVGDLVKKGQVIAEAQAFVSSPVHASLSGKVVEIADYPHPVFGFCPSVVIESDGADEWVEGLPLSRDWRALEADALKDIVRQAGIVGMGGATFPTHVKLAPPPEKPIDAFILNGAECEPYLTADHRVMLEATEKVVTGMRIVMKLLGVAKGFIGIEENKPDAIAAMVAATKGTGITVVPLKTKYPQGAEKTLIKVILDREVPSGGLPMDVGAVVQNVGTMVAVADAVVSGLPLVERVATVTGGAIAEPKNLLLRVGTTFAQAVELCGGFAAPPAKLIMGGPMMGMAQCRLDVPVIKGTSGILALSAADVNAGEERSCIRCGRCVDACPMGLVPSMLSILGQRGNFQMAKEEYDLLDCVECGSCVYVCPAKRNIVHYVKYLKAQNAAAAAKK; encoded by the coding sequence ATGGCAAAAAGCTTTCGGGGTGGCGTCCATCCCGACGACCGCAAGCGGTTGACGGCGGCCAAGGCCATCGAAGTGGCGCCGCTGCCCGAAAAGGTCGTAATTCCCACCAGGCAGCATATTGGGGCTCCCTGCACGCCAGTCGTCAAGGTGGGGGATCTGGTGAAGAAGGGCCAGGTTATCGCGGAGGCCCAGGCGTTCGTATCCAGCCCGGTGCACGCTTCCCTCTCCGGCAAGGTGGTGGAGATAGCCGATTATCCGCACCCGGTCTTCGGGTTCTGTCCGTCGGTGGTCATCGAGAGCGACGGGGCGGACGAATGGGTGGAGGGGTTGCCGCTGAGCCGCGACTGGCGGGCGCTCGAAGCCGACGCCCTCAAGGATATCGTCCGCCAGGCAGGCATTGTCGGCATGGGCGGCGCGACGTTCCCTACCCATGTCAAACTGGCGCCCCCGCCCGAGAAACCGATCGACGCTTTCATCCTCAACGGCGCCGAATGTGAACCGTATCTCACCGCCGACCACCGGGTGATGCTGGAAGCGACCGAGAAGGTCGTTACCGGCATGCGCATCGTCATGAAGCTGCTGGGAGTGGCCAAAGGGTTCATCGGCATCGAAGAGAACAAACCCGACGCGATCGCCGCGATGGTGGCCGCCACCAAAGGGACGGGCATCACGGTGGTGCCGCTCAAGACGAAGTATCCCCAGGGAGCGGAGAAAACGCTGATCAAGGTGATTCTGGACCGCGAGGTCCCGTCCGGCGGCCTGCCGATGGACGTGGGGGCGGTCGTCCAGAACGTGGGCACGATGGTGGCTGTGGCCGACGCGGTTGTCAGCGGCCTGCCGCTCGTCGAGCGGGTGGCGACCGTGACCGGCGGCGCGATCGCCGAGCCTAAGAATCTGCTGCTGCGCGTCGGGACGACCTTCGCGCAGGCGGTCGAGCTGTGCGGCGGCTTCGCCGCGCCGCCGGCGAAGCTGATCATGGGCGGACCGATGATGGGTATGGCCCAGTGCCGCCTCGACGTCCCGGTGATCAAAGGCACGTCGGGCATTTTGGCTTTGTCCGCCGCCGATGTGAACGCCGGCGAGGAACGGTCGTGCATCCGGTGCGGCCGGTGCGTGGACGCCTGCCCGATGGGGCTGGTGCCCAGCATGCTCAGCATCCTCGGTCAGCGCGGCAATTTCCAGATGGCCAAGGAAGAGTACGACCTGCTCGATTGCGTGGAGTGCGGCTCGTGCGTTTATGTCTGCCCGGCCAAGCGCAACATCGTCCATTACGTCAAATACCTTAAAGCCCAGAACGCGGCGGCAGCCGCGAAGAAATAG
- a CDS encoding RnfABCDGE type electron transport complex subunit D: MSAEAKMEIGQLTVSASPHIRCDESISKIMWTVNATLAPAALFSVYRFGVKALVTMLICIAAAVVTEYLIQKWQNKPVTVNDGSAFLTGLLLAMNIPSTVPWYMPLFGSVVAIAVAKHTMGGLGYNIFNPALVGRAVLLASWPVAMTTWPEMASKVDGVTSATPLGILKLQGYEKLVAVFGDKMEMYKSLFIGTRSGSMGETSALLLIIGGAYLIYRGYINWRVPVFMIGTVGVLTWAFGGHAGLFSGDPVLNMMSGGLILGAFYMATDMVTIPITSNGQVAFAVGAGCLTVLIRLLGGYPEGVCYAILLMNSVTPLIDRWLKPAKFGARR; the protein is encoded by the coding sequence ATGAGCGCTGAAGCTAAAATGGAAATCGGCCAACTGACCGTTTCCGCGTCGCCGCATATCCGCTGCGACGAATCGATCAGCAAGATCATGTGGACGGTCAACGCCACGCTGGCTCCGGCCGCCCTCTTCTCCGTCTACCGGTTCGGCGTCAAGGCTCTCGTCACGATGCTCATCTGTATCGCGGCCGCGGTGGTCACAGAGTATCTCATTCAGAAGTGGCAGAACAAACCGGTGACCGTCAACGACGGCAGCGCCTTCCTGACCGGCCTGCTGCTGGCGATGAACATCCCGTCGACCGTTCCCTGGTATATGCCGCTGTTCGGCTCGGTCGTGGCGATCGCCGTGGCCAAGCATACGATGGGCGGCCTCGGCTACAACATCTTCAACCCGGCGCTGGTCGGCAGGGCCGTCCTGCTCGCGTCCTGGCCGGTGGCCATGACCACCTGGCCGGAGATGGCCAGCAAGGTGGACGGCGTGACCTCGGCGACCCCGCTCGGCATCCTCAAGCTCCAGGGCTATGAAAAGCTGGTGGCGGTGTTCGGCGACAAGATGGAGATGTACAAGTCGCTTTTCATCGGCACCCGCAGCGGCAGCATGGGTGAAACCTCGGCCTTATTGCTCATTATCGGCGGCGCTTACCTTATCTACCGCGGTTATATCAACTGGCGCGTCCCCGTGTTCATGATCGGCACCGTCGGCGTCCTTACCTGGGCCTTCGGCGGCCATGCCGGCCTGTTCAGCGGCGACCCCGTCCTCAACATGATGTCGGGCGGCCTGATTCTCGGCGCTTTTTACATGGCCACCGACATGGTCACTATTCCCATAACGAGCAACGGGCAGGTCGCGTTCGCCGTGGGCGCCGGCTGCCTTACCGTGCTCATCCGGCTGCTGGGCGGCTATCCCGAAGGCGTCTGCTACGCCATCCTGCTGATGAACTCCGTGACGCCGCTCATCGACCGCTGGCTAAAACCCGCCAAATTCGGCGCAAGGAGGTAG
- a CDS encoding electron transport complex subunit E, with the protein MNYWEIFKKGIFEMNPIFRLALSLCPALAVTSNVFNALGMGFVVMFVITTNNVVVSLVRNFVNPKVRVPVFITIIATIVTLTQLILEAYFPAVNKELGLYLELVVVFAIILARAEVFAAKNNVVPAFFDGLGMGAGFAVAMVAIGAVREILGPGTFLGYPVLPASYNGPMIMILAPGAFLVIGLMIGMFNVIGEYQEKQAVRKRQAATVELAVQRSEA; encoded by the coding sequence ATGAATTATTGGGAGATATTCAAAAAAGGCATCTTTGAGATGAACCCCATCTTCCGCCTCGCGCTGAGCCTTTGCCCGGCCCTGGCGGTCACCTCCAACGTTTTCAACGCTCTCGGCATGGGATTTGTGGTAATGTTCGTTATTACCACAAACAATGTGGTCGTTTCCCTGGTGCGAAATTTCGTTAACCCCAAAGTGCGCGTGCCGGTATTCATCACCATTATCGCCACGATCGTCACCCTGACCCAGTTGATCCTCGAAGCTTATTTCCCGGCGGTCAACAAGGAGCTCGGCCTGTATCTCGAACTGGTTGTGGTTTTTGCCATTATTCTTGCGCGGGCGGAAGTGTTCGCCGCGAAGAACAATGTCGTGCCGGCCTTCTTCGACGGTCTAGGGATGGGCGCCGGGTTCGCCGTGGCGATGGTCGCCATAGGCGCTGTCCGCGAGATACTGGGCCCGGGCACCTTTCTTGGCTACCCGGTGCTGCCCGCCAGCTATAACGGCCCGATGATAATGATCCTGGCGCCTGGCGCCTTCCTCGTCATCGGCCTGATGATCGGCATGTTCAACGTTATCGGCGAATACCAGGAAAAACAGGCCGTGCGCAAACGCCAAGCGGCAACGGTAGAGCTCGCCGTGCAAAGGAGTGAAGCCTGA
- a CDS encoding SoxR reducing system RseC family protein: MSMKQEGIVISSDGEMARVRTSRHNDCENCGACPGNDALVLDVRNPLGAKPGQLVMIEVQEVGFLKSAFIVYILPLIAMALGAMAGGYAADRLAQEPLWFQIGGAAAAFVASVGYIRFFDKSASANKNMQPVIIQILS; encoded by the coding sequence ATGAGTATGAAGCAGGAAGGTATCGTCATCAGCTCCGACGGCGAGATGGCCAGGGTGAGAACCAGCCGTCACAACGACTGTGAGAATTGCGGCGCTTGCCCCGGCAATGACGCTCTTGTTCTCGACGTCCGCAATCCGCTCGGGGCGAAGCCTGGGCAACTGGTTATGATCGAGGTGCAGGAAGTCGGCTTCCTCAAGTCGGCCTTCATCGTGTATATCCTGCCGCTGATCGCCATGGCCCTGGGGGCGATGGCCGGCGGTTATGCCGCCGACAGGCTGGCGCAGGAGCCGCTGTGGTTTCAGATTGGCGGCGCCGCGGCGGCCTTTGTCGCATCGGTGGGTTATATAAGATTTTTCGATAAGAGTGCCAGCGCAAACAAAAACATGCAGCCGGTGATTATCCAGATCTTGTCGTAG
- a CDS encoding SLC13 family permease: protein MTPAVKALIVLGVVALLFVTEAIPLAVTAMSGAIAMGLLGIIPVKTVFSGLSNSTVVLFAGMFVIGAAMFHTGLAQKIGTTVVRFTGTSENGLLFGTMLIAAVLSSVTSNTGTTAALLPVVLGICQVAKIPASRQLMPLAFGAGLGGIITLVGTPPNIIVAGALKNAGFQPFGFFEFAWIGIPLTVVGIIYMMFIGKYLLPKAELSADAAVDAEAAKEATASSADPKKMWIAGLILLGVVVAMALGLKWLPLEVAAIIGAILAVLTGCLKEKQAYQGIDWVTIFLFAGMMPIASAIDKSGAGKMIADAVVGAMGGAPSPLLITAVLFILSAGLTQFMSNTACTALLAPIGISIAKGLGASPHAVLMAIAVAASCAFATPVGTPPNTIVLGPGGYKFMDYVKAGTGLMVVCFIVSLIVIPLVWPFFPK, encoded by the coding sequence ATGACACCTGCAGTGAAAGCGCTTATTGTCCTTGGGGTCGTCGCGCTGTTATTCGTCACCGAGGCGATCCCGCTGGCCGTGACGGCTATGTCCGGGGCCATTGCCATGGGTCTCCTGGGGATTATCCCGGTCAAAACCGTATTTTCCGGCCTGTCCAACTCCACGGTTGTACTGTTCGCCGGCATGTTCGTCATCGGCGCCGCTATGTTCCACACCGGTCTTGCGCAAAAAATCGGCACGACCGTCGTCCGCTTCACCGGCACCAGCGAGAACGGGCTGCTGTTCGGCACCATGCTGATCGCCGCGGTGCTGTCGTCGGTGACCTCCAACACCGGCACCACCGCGGCCCTGCTGCCCGTCGTGCTCGGCATCTGCCAGGTCGCCAAGATTCCTGCCTCGCGCCAACTTATGCCGCTGGCGTTCGGCGCCGGTCTCGGCGGCATCATCACCCTCGTCGGCACGCCGCCGAACATCATCGTCGCCGGCGCCCTCAAGAACGCCGGCTTCCAGCCGTTCGGCTTTTTCGAGTTCGCCTGGATCGGCATTCCCCTCACCGTCGTTGGCATCATCTACATGATGTTTATCGGCAAATACCTGCTGCCCAAGGCTGAACTGTCCGCTGACGCCGCCGTTGATGCCGAGGCCGCCAAGGAAGCCACCGCCAGCTCGGCAGATCCGAAGAAGATGTGGATCGCCGGCCTGATCCTTCTGGGCGTGGTCGTCGCCATGGCTCTCGGTCTCAAGTGGCTGCCGCTGGAAGTCGCCGCCATCATCGGCGCCATCCTGGCCGTGCTGACGGGCTGCCTCAAAGAAAAGCAAGCCTATCAGGGCATCGACTGGGTGACCATCTTCCTGTTCGCCGGCATGATGCCGATCGCCTCCGCCATCGACAAGAGCGGCGCCGGCAAGATGATCGCCGACGCCGTGGTGGGCGCCATGGGCGGCGCTCCGAGCCCCCTGCTCATTACCGCCGTGCTCTTCATTCTTTCCGCGGGTCTGACCCAGTTCATGTCCAACACCGCCTGCACCGCGCTGCTGGCACCGATTGGCATTTCGATCGCCAAGGGCCTCGGCGCCAGCCCGCACGCCGTGTTGATGGCCATCGCGGTCGCCGCCTCCTGCGCCTTCGCGACGCCGGTCGGCACGCCGCCTAACACCATCGTACTCGGCCCCGGCGGCTACAAGTTCATGGACTATGTCAAAGCCGGCACCGGTCTCATGGTAGTTTGTTTCATTGTGTCGCTGATCGTTATTCCCCTGGTGTGGCCGTTCTTCCCGAAATAA
- a CDS encoding Rnf-Nqr domain containing protein, with protein MAEYFTLFMGAVIVNNFVLTRFLGLCIFFGVSKSLSASVGMGMAVSSILTVSSALAWVVYNYVLVPNNLVFLKIVVFVILIAGFVQFLEIVIKRFSPTLYDMWGIYLVLIATNCVVLGVPLINATEGFDFMKSVVNAFGSGVGFAVAIILMASLREKLQIADVPKSLQGLGIAFILAGMLALSFLGFSGMIPL; from the coding sequence ATGGCGGAATATTTCACGCTGTTCATGGGAGCGGTCATCGTCAACAACTTCGTGCTGACCCGCTTCCTGGGGCTGTGTATCTTCTTCGGGGTCTCCAAGAGCCTGAGCGCCTCAGTCGGCATGGGCATGGCGGTTTCCTCCATCCTGACCGTCTCCTCGGCGCTGGCCTGGGTGGTCTATAATTACGTGCTTGTACCCAATAACCTCGTTTTTCTGAAAATCGTCGTTTTCGTCATCCTCATCGCCGGCTTCGTGCAGTTTCTGGAGATCGTCATCAAGCGTTTCTCGCCGACCCTGTACGATATGTGGGGCATCTACCTCGTACTGATCGCCACTAACTGCGTCGTCCTGGGGGTACCGCTCATCAACGCTACCGAAGGTTTCGACTTCATGAAGAGTGTCGTCAATGCCTTCGGCTCGGGCGTGGGGTTCGCGGTCGCGATTATCCTGATGGCCAGCCTGCGGGAAAAGCTCCAGATCGCCGATGTCCCCAAGTCGCTCCAGGGACTGGGCATCGCTTTCATACTGGCCGGGATGCTCGCCCTTTCCTTCCTGGGCTTCTCGGGCATGATTCCGCTGTAG
- a CDS encoding OadG family protein: MGQPVTTNPILIMVINMTVVFAVLYGLSLIIRLIKVIDPTQKKSIAKTEPAPTAAPVAAAPAAPAEADQGQLIAVLAAAIAATGYGAARIMAVRPVIGKGWAQAARLETVQSRNRMY; this comes from the coding sequence ATGGGACAACCGGTAACGACAAACCCGATACTGATCATGGTTATCAACATGACGGTAGTGTTTGCCGTATTGTATGGTTTGAGCCTGATTATCCGCCTGATAAAGGTGATTGACCCGACCCAAAAAAAAAGTATAGCTAAAACCGAGCCGGCTCCGACTGCGGCTCCGGTCGCGGCGGCTCCCGCCGCCCCGGCGGAGGCCGACCAGGGCCAGCTTATCGCCGTGCTTGCCGCCGCGATCGCCGCGACCGGCTACGGCGCCGCGCGGATCATGGCCGTACGCCCGGTGATCGGCAAGGGCTGGGCCCAGGCCGCACGCCTCGAAACCGTTCAGAGCCGCAATAGGATGTATTAA